The nucleotide sequence TGAAAATAATATTATCCCCAATATTCATCACAGAATTCATGTCGTGCGTGTTTATAACGGTGGTAATTTGGTATTCAATTGTAATGCTATGAATCAAGTCGTCTATTAACAGAGCCGTTTTGGGATCCAGACCCGAGTTTGGTTCATCGCAAAATAGGTATTTAGGCTTGAGGGCAATAGCACGTGCAATGGCAGCGCGTTTCATCATACCTCCGCTTATTTCGGATGGATACAGATTACCTGCTTCCGAAAGATTTACGCGGTCAAGACAAACCTGAGCTCTTGCTATTTTTTCTTTTTTAGTTTCTTTTGAAAACATATCAAGAGGAAAAAGCACATTTTCTAATACGGTCATGCTATCAAATAACGCCGACCCCTGAAAAAGCATTCCCATTTCCCTGCGAATAACATGGAGTTCGTTTTTACCCATTGAGGTAAAATCACGGTTGTCGTACAGAATCTGACCAGCGTCTGGTTTAAGCAGGCCAATAATGCTTTTTATCATCACAGTTTTCCCGGAACCACTTCGCCCGATAATCAGGTTTGTTTTGCCTGTTTCAAAAACCGCGCTGATATTATTCAGTACTGTTCTTCCTTCGAACGATTTTATTATGTTTTTTACTTCAATCATAATTAAGTGAGCATTAATTGTGTCATAATAACATCGGCCATAAGAATCATAATGCTACTCATAACCACGGCGTTGGTACTCGCTTTACCCACATCAAGAGCGCCTCCCCTTACATTGTATCCGAAATAGGCCGCAATAGATGAAATAATAAAGGCATAAACAACCGATTTGATGATTGAATATGTAACATAGTAAGAGTTGAAAAAATATTGCAGCCCGTATTCGAAGGCACTAGTGGGGAGTGATGGCGTAACCATACTAGCCAGATAACCTCCGATTATTCCAGTAAACATACTGAAAATAACAAGTACAGGAATGAAAACCATCAACCCGATCATTTTAGGTAAGATAAGAAAATTGGCAGAATTTACCCCCATTATTTCCATGGCGTCAATTTGTTCAGTTACACGCATTGTCCCGATTTCTGATGCAATGTTACTGCCTATTTTACCTGCAAGGATCAAACACATAATGGAGGAGGAGAATTCCAGCAGGATGATTTCTCTCGTTGTATATCCAATTGTAAATTTTGGGATAAGGGGAGAGCTGATATTTAGTGATATCTGTATGGCAATTACTGTCCCAATGAAAATGGAAATAATGATAACAATCCAGATGGAATCTACACCTAACTTGTATATTTCCTTTACCAATTGTTTAAAAAACATGCTCCATCTGTCTGGTAAAGAAATAGCCTTAGTCATTAGCAGCGTATATTCGCCCAGCCTATGTAATGCTTTATTCATTCGCTATTAAACTATTATTATCATGCAAAGATAGCGGAAAATCTAATAACCCTTGTATGAAATTAATAATTTCCGTTACTTTGCGACAAATCTATAGATATGGCAGACGAGCAGCAAATGGTCCTTCGGACAGAGGATTTGGTGAAGAAATATAGAACAAGAACGGTTGTAAATCATGTTTCGATAAACGTTAAACAGGGTGAAATCGTAGGTCTTCTTGGGCCTAATGGTGCAGGAAAGACTACTACATTTTATATGACAGTTGGGCTTGTAACTCCAAACGAAGGAAAGATTTTCCTAAACGATATGGAAATTACCAATTTCCCGGTTTACATGCGTGCGCGTCATGGGATTGGTTACCTTGCTCAGGAAGCTTCGATTTTCAGAAAGATGACAGTTGAAGACAATATCAGGTCTGTCCTGGAAATGACTGATACGGATGCTACCTATCAAAATGAAAAACTGGAAAGTTTGCTTACGGAATTTGGTCTTCATAAGGTACGTAAAAATCTGGGGGATCAGCTGTCGGGCGGTGAACGTCGACGTGCAGAGATTGCCCGTTGTCTGGCAATCAATCCTAAATTTATTATGCTTGACGAACCCTTTGCCGGGGTAGATCCTATAGCTGTTCAGGATATTCAAAGCATTGTAGCCAAGCTGAAGCATAAGAATATCGGGATTCTCATAACCGATCATAATGTGTACGAAACGCTCAGTATAACAGACCGGGCTTATTTGCTTTTTGAAGGAAAGGTTTTATTTCAGGGTACAGCAGAGCAGTTGGCCGAAAATGAAATTGTAAAAGAAAAGTATTTGGGTAAAGATTTTCAGTTACGCAAAAAGAATCTGTAATATTTATTTTTCTCTCAACTCTCTTTTAAGTGCCATTATGCAAAAGATAAAGAGAATAGCAAAAGAGATAGAAACAAAGGTGAATGGAAGCATGTTTTCTGTTGAAACGTTTCCGGTTATGAATTCATTTTTTGCTAAATTTGGATTGGTCAAGCTTACTACTCCTAAAAAATTATTGCTAAAATGGGCGATGACTGGTAGCCAGATATTATTTCCCCAAAGCAACAGATAGCCAAAATAGGCCCCAAGTAACATGCGGGGAATAAATCCATAGAACTGCATGTGGAAAAGACTGAATACAATAGCTGCAAGCCAAACGATGAGGTGTTGGTTTTTTGTTGTTTTACTGAATACCTGCCGCAAAGTTCCTCTGAATAGAAATTCTTCAGTAATAGCAGCTACCACTGCAACCACAAAGATATTCTGAATTAGTATAATCAGACCTTCTCCTGAGAGCATAAGAGTTGTTAGCTTCTCGGCTTCAACTTCTTTGGCCTGCATCCATGCTTCTATTGGATAAAGAATGTCTGGTAGTTTCACCATCTTATTCAGAATACCAGTCAGACTTATAAAGGGGGAGATGAGAACTACACTTAGAATAGTTAGTATAATGGTTTTTCCTTTTGGAAATGTTGAGGCGTAAAGGTATTTCCTTATATTGGAACTACAAAAAAAGGCCATGATTAGTGCCGGGACAAGAAAGGTGCCAATTGCTGCAAGAAACTGAATCAACCGAAGCATTTCAGGATTTTCCATTAGGTTAGCCGATGAGTTATAAAGAAAGGTAAACAACCAGAGTCCTATTAGAGAAGAGAGGAGGCCTCCAGCCAGAATAAGGAAAAGAAGAGACAATAGTTGAAAGAGAGCCGGACGTTCGGCGAATATTCCCCGGATTACCATATGTGTTTAAATAAAAAAACTTCTGCCAAAGGTAGGCAGAAGTTTTAAGTTCGTTAGAAGATTCTAATTACATTTTAGGTCTGGCTTCTTTAACTACCATTTGACGACCTTCATATTCAGCTTCATTCAATTCTTCAATTGCTTTTTGTCCTTCAGCGTTGTTAGGCATTTCAACAAAAGCGAAACCTTTTGATTTACCTGTTTCACGGTCGATGATGATCTTTACAGAATCAACAACTCCGTACTCTTCCATTACGTGTCTTAAATCTTCTTCCCGAACACGATAGTTCAGGTTACCAATGTAAATGTTCATAAAAATAGAAATAATTAAATAAGAAATAAATTGTTTTATGAAAGTTGGAACCAGAATTCTCTAACGCAAGGTTAATCCCCTTTCACGTTGCAAAGGAAAACATTTATTTCAGACTAACAAATCTTTTGGTAAATAAATTATAAATAATGCCTAATTAAATGGTAATTAGGGAATAGGATAGATAAATATACTACATTTGAATGATAATTATTTTTCAATTAGATGAAAGATGAAGTCCTGATAACGTATAAAATCGGTTTTTAATCAGCGTAAATCTTAATAAAATAGAAATTGTTATTGTTTTTGATGAATTGTTTCTCTATTTTTTGTTAAGGATGAACAATTTAGAGCTACAGCTTGCGAGATTAAAAGAATAGGATTAATTTTGCAGGCTAAAATCCGATACGAATATTAATTAAATAAATCATTCAGAATGAACGTTTCGCTTAAGAATATTGATGCCGTAAGTGGTATTGTTAAAGTAGAGATTGTGAAAGCCGATTATGCCGACAAGGTAGAGAAAGGGCTGCGTAACTTCCGCCAAAAAGCAAATGTACCGGGATTCCGCAAGGGAATGGTACCTATGGGTATGGTAAAGAAAATGTATGGCAAATCGGTATTGGCAGAAGAGGTGAACAAATTAGTATCGGAAGGACTTTTTGGATTTATCCGCGAAAAAGAACTTAATGTATTAGGTGAACCACTTCCAAATGAAACTGAACAAAAAGAAATCAATTTTGATTTGCAGGAAGATTTCGAATTCTGTTTTGATGTAGCTTTGGCTCCTGAAATAAATGTTGAGCTAAGCAAAGAAGATACTCTTCCTTACTATCAAATTTCTGTAAACAACGAAATGGTTGAAAAGCAGATTGAATCTTATCGTGCTAACTTTGGCAATTACGATAAGGTAGAGGAAGTGGAAGAAAAAGATATGGTTAAGGGTCTGGTTGTTGAACTTGAAAACGGCGAACCTAAAGCTAATGGCCTTGTTGTAGAAAATGCTGTAATTATGCCTTTATATATCAAGGATGCTGAAGAGAAAGCCAAATTCATGGGTGCAAAGAACAACTCTGTTGTTGTTTTTAATCCAAGTAAGGCGTACGATGGTACTGAAGCAGAAATTGCAGCATTCCTAAAGGTTGAAAAAGATCAGGTTGCATCTTATACTGGAGATTTTAGCTTCGAAATCGCTGAAATAACCCGTCACAAAGAAGCAGAACTGAATGAAGAATTGTTTACTCGCGTATTCGGTGAAGGAGTTGTTTCAACTGAAGAAGAATTTACTAACAAGATTAAAGAATCGTTGGCAGAACAGTTTGCTCCGGAAAGCGATTTTAAATTTTTATCTGATGCAAAGGATCTTTTGGTTGCAAAAGCAGGTGAGTTAGCCTTCCCAGAAGCGATTCTGAAACGCTTTATGTTAGCTCAGGATGAAAGAAAAACGACAGAATCTATTGATGAAGATTTCCCGAAAGTAATTGAAGATCTTAAATTTCATCTTATTAAGGAAAAACTTGTAAAAGAAAATAACCTGAAAGTGGAAGAAGCTGATATCACAGCATTTGGGAAGCGTGTAGCTAAGGCTCAGTTTGCTCAATATGGAATGATTTCTGTTCCGGAAGATGTTCTTGATAATTATGCAAAGGATATGTTGAAAAACAAAGAAACATTGCGTAATGTGATTGACCGTGCAGTGGAAGAAAAATTATCTTCATGGTTAAAGGAGCAAGTTAAATTAGATATAAAAGAAGTTTCTGCTGAAGATTTCGGCAAACTTGCTGAGTAATATTCTCTTTGAATAATGGTCTAACAGACTGTTATCTAGACAAAAGGGATTTCTCTCTGAAAAATTATCTTTACGGGT is from uncultured Macellibacteroides sp. and encodes:
- a CDS encoding ATP-binding cassette domain-containing protein, whose amino-acid sequence is MIEVKNIIKSFEGRTVLNNISAVFETGKTNLIIGRSGSGKTVMIKSIIGLLKPDAGQILYDNRDFTSMGKNELHVIRREMGMLFQGSALFDSMTVLENVLFPLDMFSKETKKEKIARAQVCLDRVNLSEAGNLYPSEISGGMMKRAAIARAIALKPKYLFCDEPNSGLDPKTALLIDDLIHSITIEYQITTVINTHDMNSVMNIGDNIIFIKEGVKEWEGNKDQVMNSTNKALNDFVFASDLFKKVKEAEMFNNES
- the lptB gene encoding LPS export ABC transporter ATP-binding protein; translated protein: MADEQQMVLRTEDLVKKYRTRTVVNHVSINVKQGEIVGLLGPNGAGKTTTFYMTVGLVTPNEGKIFLNDMEITNFPVYMRARHGIGYLAQEASIFRKMTVEDNIRSVLEMTDTDATYQNEKLESLLTEFGLHKVRKNLGDQLSGGERRRAEIARCLAINPKFIMLDEPFAGVDPIAVQDIQSIVAKLKHKNIGILITDHNVYETLSITDRAYLLFEGKVLFQGTAEQLAENEIVKEKYLGKDFQLRKKNL
- a CDS encoding RNA-binding protein — protein: MNIYIGNLNYRVREEDLRHVMEEYGVVDSVKIIIDRETGKSKGFAFVEMPNNAEGQKAIEELNEAEYEGRQMVVKEARPKM
- a CDS encoding CPBP family intramembrane glutamic endopeptidase, whose product is MVIRGIFAERPALFQLLSLLFLILAGGLLSSLIGLWLFTFLYNSSANLMENPEMLRLIQFLAAIGTFLVPALIMAFFCSSNIRKYLYASTFPKGKTIILTILSVVLISPFISLTGILNKMVKLPDILYPIEAWMQAKEVEAEKLTTLMLSGEGLIILIQNIFVVAVVAAITEEFLFRGTLRQVFSKTTKNQHLIVWLAAIVFSLFHMQFYGFIPRMLLGAYFGYLLLWGNNIWLPVIAHFSNNFLGVVSLTNPNLAKNEFITGNVSTENMLPFTFVSISFAILFIFCIMALKRELREK
- a CDS encoding ABC transporter permease, which gives rise to MNKALHRLGEYTLLMTKAISLPDRWSMFFKQLVKEIYKLGVDSIWIVIIISIFIGTVIAIQISLNISSPLIPKFTIGYTTREIILLEFSSSIMCLILAGKIGSNIASEIGTMRVTEQIDAMEIMGVNSANFLILPKMIGLMVFIPVLVIFSMFTGIIGGYLASMVTPSLPTSAFEYGLQYFFNSYYVTYSIIKSVVYAFIISSIAAYFGYNVRGGALDVGKASTNAVVMSSIMILMADVIMTQLMLT
- the tig gene encoding trigger factor, with product MNVSLKNIDAVSGIVKVEIVKADYADKVEKGLRNFRQKANVPGFRKGMVPMGMVKKMYGKSVLAEEVNKLVSEGLFGFIREKELNVLGEPLPNETEQKEINFDLQEDFEFCFDVALAPEINVELSKEDTLPYYQISVNNEMVEKQIESYRANFGNYDKVEEVEEKDMVKGLVVELENGEPKANGLVVENAVIMPLYIKDAEEKAKFMGAKNNSVVVFNPSKAYDGTEAEIAAFLKVEKDQVASYTGDFSFEIAEITRHKEAELNEELFTRVFGEGVVSTEEEFTNKIKESLAEQFAPESDFKFLSDAKDLLVAKAGELAFPEAILKRFMLAQDERKTTESIDEDFPKVIEDLKFHLIKEKLVKENNLKVEEADITAFGKRVAKAQFAQYGMISVPEDVLDNYAKDMLKNKETLRNVIDRAVEEKLSSWLKEQVKLDIKEVSAEDFGKLAE